One Firmicutes bacterium CAG:345 genomic region harbors:
- a CDS encoding putative uncharacterized protein (product inferred by homology to UniProt) translates to MIRPLKDYVLLEVEPAERNIGGFIVPESKDKPSVAKVVAVGPGKEVDGKIVAPTVKVGEKVIFKEYSTTEYKDGDKKYLLVKNDDLLAVVE, encoded by the coding sequence ATGATTAGACCTTTAAAAGATTATGTTTTATTAGAAGTTGAACCAGCTGAAAGAAATATCGGTGGTTTTATTGTTCCTGAAAGCAAAGACAAGCCAAGTGTTGCTAAGGTTGTTGCTGTTGGTCCAGGAAAAGAAGTTGATGGAAAAATTGTTGCTCCTACAGTAAAAGTTGGCGAAAAAGTTATTTTTAAAGAATATTCAACAACTGAATATAAAGACGGCGATAAGAAATATTTATTAGTAAAAAATGATGATCTTCTTGCTGTTGTTGAATAA